A genome region from Nicotiana tabacum cultivar K326 chromosome 13, ASM71507v2, whole genome shotgun sequence includes the following:
- the LOC107813200 gene encoding AP2-like ethylene-responsive transcription factor AIL6, translated as MAPENNNWLSFSLSSMEMLNSSSPQSSNMLQSADSNHYYFADNNFFPHGWTNQKSQVMYSEGEKQTINDDSLIFYSQIHQQQQPPKLEDFLGGETTETQDSSLTHMYDHGGSATGAGYFNGGFQTFSANSASEVDDSHVMGTEFATESSNELGYSQYPTGALSLAVNTTTTTSEKAIVAVDSENCKKITDNFGQRTSIYRGVTRHRWTGRYEAHLWDNSCRREGQARKGRQVYLGGYDKEDKAAKAYDLAALKYWGPTATTNFPVSNYTKELEDMKHMTKQEFIASLRRKSSGFSRGASIYRGVTRHHQQGRWQARIGRVAGNKDLYLGTFATEEEAAEAYDIAAIKFRGVNAVTNFEMNRYDVEAIMKSALPIGGAAKRLKISLESEQKPSLNNNYQQQTQCSSVNSSSINFGPIPPVSAIPCGVPYDANQPFYHHSFFPHLPYSNNGGASDTSGAMTNMIAAMPLLQSPAEIFIWPHQSY; from the exons GGTGGACGAACCAAAAATCTCAAGTAATGTATTCAGAAGGTGAAAAACAAACTATAAATGATGACTCATTGATTTTTTATTCACAAATACACCAACAGCAACAGCCGCCGAAGCTTGAGGATTTTCTCGGCGGCGAAACGACTGAGACTCAAGATTCGTCGTTGACTCACATGTATGACCACGGTGGCTCAGCCACCGGCGCCGGTTACTTCAACGGTGGTTTTCAAACATTCTCGGCTAACTCGGCTTCAGAAGTTGATGACTCACATGTTATGGGTACTGAGTTTGCTACTGAATCGAGTAACGAGTTGGGTTATTCACAGTATCCTACTGGTGCTTTGTCTTTGGCTGTTAATACTACTACAACAACCTCGGAAAAAGCTATTGTTGCTGTTGATTCTGAGAATTGTAAGAAAATTACTGATAATTTTGGTCAAAGAACTTCCATTTACAGAGGTGTTACAAG ACATAGATGGACAGGAAGATATGAAGCGCATCTATGGGATAATAGCTGTAGAAGAGAGGGTCAAGCTAGAAAAGGGCGTCAAG TTTACTTGG GTGGATATGACAAGGAGGACAAGGCAGCAAAAGCTTATGATTTAGCAGCTCTAAAGTATTGGGGTCCAACAGCTACTACCAATTTCCCA GTTTCAAATTATACTAAAGAATTGGAGGATATGAAGCACATGACCAAACAAGAATTCATAGCCTCTCTAAGAAG GAAAAGTAGTGGTTTCTCGAGAGGAGCTTCTATTTATCGGGGCGTTACAAG GCATCATCAACAAGGTCGTTGGCAAGCGAGAATTGGCCGTGTTGCTGGGAACAAGGATCTGTATTTAGGAACATTTG CTACTGAGGAGGAAGCAGCAGAAGCGTATGACATAGCAGCAATAAAATTCAGGGGAGTGAATGCAGTGACCAATTTCGAAATGAATCGATATGATGTCGAGGCCATTATGAAAAGTGCACTCCCTATAGGCGGAGCAGCAAAGCGGTTGAAGATCTCCCTCGAGTCGGAGCAAAAACCATCATTGAACAATAACTACCAACAGCAGACTCAATGCAGCAGTGTCAACAGCAGTAGCATCAATTTCGGGCCAATTCCCCCTGTTTCCGCTATCCCTTGTGGAGTTCCATACGATGCGAACCAACCCTTTTACCATCATAGCTTCTTCCCCCACCTTCCGTACTCCAACAACGGCGGTGCATCTGATACTTCTGGTGCGATGACTAATATGATAGCTGCAATGCCATTACTGCAATCACCAGCCGAGATCTTCATCTGGCCTCATCAGTCCTATTGA